Proteins encoded within one genomic window of Edaphobacter lichenicola:
- a CDS encoding molybdenum cofactor biosynthesis protein MoaE has product MRVEITDEVIPSAEIAAEIKDGADGAVCVFDGIVRDNTRGRKTLYLDYEAYREMALEKMQGLAGEAVERFGVRDVALVHRLGRLYVGETSVLIVVASAHRGAAFEACRWLIDTLKKTVPIWKKEQFVDGAVWADGEPFPEEQRVGETASQRVSESEGASEGVALAGADGLGEESGRASDDAHISKSRYGAPGGLASQRVSETAGSGGHASSDDADTSEAMYGAPGSVAKVEGGGGR; this is encoded by the coding sequence ATGCGGGTTGAGATTACAGATGAGGTGATTCCGTCGGCGGAGATTGCGGCGGAGATTAAGGACGGCGCGGACGGCGCGGTGTGCGTCTTCGATGGGATCGTGCGGGATAATACGCGGGGACGGAAGACGCTGTATCTCGACTATGAGGCGTATCGGGAGATGGCGCTGGAGAAGATGCAGGGGTTGGCGGGTGAGGCGGTGGAGCGGTTCGGCGTAAGGGATGTGGCGCTGGTGCATCGGCTGGGGCGGCTTTATGTAGGGGAGACTAGCGTGCTGATTGTGGTGGCTTCGGCGCATCGAGGTGCGGCGTTTGAGGCTTGCCGGTGGCTGATCGATACGTTGAAGAAGACGGTGCCGATCTGGAAGAAGGAACAGTTTGTGGATGGGGCGGTGTGGGCGGATGGGGAGCCGTTTCCTGAGGAGCAGCGGGTTGGCGAGACAGCGAGTCAGCGAGTTAGCGAGTCGGAGGGCGCTTCCGAGGGTGTTGCTTTGGCAGGAGCGGATGGGCTTGGGGAGGAGAGCGGTCGTGCTTCGGACGATGCCCACATCTCAAAATCGAGATATGGGGCACCCGGTGGGTTAGCGAGTCAGCGAGTCAGCGAGACGGCGGGATCCGGCGGTCATGCTTCTTCGGATGATGCCGATACATCAGAGGCGATGTATGGGGCACCCGGTTCTGTGGCTAAGGTCGAGGGTGGAGGCGGTCGGTGA
- a CDS encoding MoaD/ThiS family protein: protein MRVRVLYFGVLKDVFGRSGEDVELADEASVADLMAACRGRAVGVAGVWDSMAVAVNQEYARGVDVLKDGDEVALLPPVSGGVESRFEGQDAG, encoded by the coding sequence ATGCGGGTACGGGTTCTTTATTTTGGAGTGCTGAAGGATGTCTTTGGCAGGAGTGGTGAGGACGTGGAGCTCGCGGATGAGGCCTCGGTGGCGGATTTGATGGCGGCCTGCCGGGGGCGTGCTGTGGGCGTTGCGGGGGTTTGGGATTCGATGGCTGTCGCAGTGAATCAGGAGTATGCGCGGGGTGTGGATGTGTTGAAGGATGGCGATGAGGTAGCCTTGTTGCCGCCGGTGAGTGGGGGAGTTGAGAGCAGGTTTGAGGGCCAGGATGCGGGTTGA
- a CDS encoding GGDEF domain-containing protein codes for MTIPAISNLIIQLILAISVAFLFSALLPIRWICAMLPRGLARSTWRSMSVLIIFSAAGVAVFLRINTTEAPNPHDDWLVSLVFLAASIFVLTVCTLALHTAKDLSKIADLEHAAIIDPVTELFNRRHIMALLDAQCQHSSQHNSPFSILLIDVDNFKTINDTFGHRTGDTVLKELGRVIAHIIPDSRSIGRYGGEEFLVILPQSASSEAWRIAEELRAAVQSTKIASQRAPINSPTISIGIATAYGWKETSEDLIEIADQALYSAKAAGRNCVCHAFESSGRPLESKFTVVSAAQ; via the coding sequence ATGACCATTCCAGCTATCTCAAACCTCATCATTCAACTGATACTAGCCATCTCTGTCGCTTTTCTTTTTTCAGCCCTCCTCCCCATCCGCTGGATCTGCGCCATGCTGCCTCGTGGACTCGCACGTTCCACCTGGCGCTCCATGAGCGTGCTCATCATCTTCTCTGCCGCCGGGGTCGCGGTCTTCCTCCGCATCAACACCACAGAGGCCCCAAACCCCCACGACGACTGGCTCGTCAGCCTCGTCTTCCTTGCCGCATCCATCTTCGTCCTCACCGTTTGCACCCTGGCGCTCCATACCGCCAAAGACCTCTCGAAGATCGCAGATCTCGAGCATGCCGCCATCATCGATCCCGTCACCGAACTCTTCAACCGCCGTCACATCATGGCGCTTCTCGACGCACAGTGCCAACACTCCAGCCAGCACAACTCCCCCTTCTCCATCCTCCTGATCGACGTCGACAACTTCAAAACCATCAACGACACCTTCGGCCACCGCACCGGAGACACCGTGCTCAAAGAGCTTGGCCGCGTCATCGCCCACATCATCCCCGACTCCAGAAGCATCGGCCGATACGGAGGAGAGGAGTTCCTCGTCATCCTCCCGCAATCCGCCTCCAGCGAGGCCTGGCGCATCGCCGAAGAGCTTCGAGCAGCAGTCCAGTCCACTAAGATCGCCAGCCAGAGAGCGCCCATCAACTCCCCCACCATCAGCATCGGCATCGCCACCGCCTACGGCTGGAAGGAGACCTCCGAAGACCTGATAGAGATCGCAGACCAAGCCCTCTACTCCGCCAAAGCCGCCGGGCGCAACTGCGTCTGCCACGCCTTCGAATCTTCAGGAAGACCACTTGAGTCGAAGTTCACCGTAGTCTCAGCAGCCCAATAA
- a CDS encoding dihydrofolate reductase family protein: MRSVMVFNMISLDGYIADANGDMSWARQQDKEWNEFTQGNAKGDGLMLFGRKTYDLMAGFWPTPAATAMMPEVAERMNSAKKVVFSRSMEGAGWKNTTLVKGDPVEAVRKMKAEGGEGMVIFGSGTIVAQLAGAGLIDEYQIAVIPMALGGGKTMFEGLEKPVKLRLMKHRVFGNGCVLLHYEPVKL, encoded by the coding sequence ATGCGCAGTGTGATGGTGTTCAATATGATTTCGCTGGATGGATATATCGCGGACGCGAACGGTGATATGAGCTGGGCGCGCCAGCAGGATAAGGAGTGGAACGAGTTTACGCAGGGGAACGCGAAGGGCGACGGCCTGATGCTGTTTGGCAGGAAGACCTATGACCTGATGGCCGGCTTCTGGCCGACACCGGCGGCGACTGCGATGATGCCTGAGGTTGCGGAGAGGATGAACAGCGCAAAGAAGGTGGTGTTTTCGCGGTCGATGGAGGGGGCGGGGTGGAAGAATACGACGCTGGTGAAGGGCGATCCGGTGGAGGCGGTACGGAAGATGAAGGCAGAGGGCGGGGAGGGTATGGTGATCTTCGGGAGTGGGACGATCGTTGCGCAGCTGGCGGGAGCCGGGCTGATTGACGAGTATCAGATTGCGGTGATCCCGATGGCTCTGGGCGGGGGGAAGACGATGTTCGAAGGGCTGGAGAAGCCTGTGAAGCTGAGGCTGATGAAGCATCGCGTGTTTGGGAATGGGTGTGTGCTGCTGCACTATGAGCCGGTGAAGCTGTGA
- a CDS encoding DUF488 domain-containing protein: MMTVGHSTLELGAFLRALGENGCSTLVDVRRYPGSKRYPQFGQERLFASLEGVGIRGVWRVGLGGRRAARKDSVNTGWRNESFRGYADYMQTPEFGAEMDWLMGLPDLETAVVMCAEAVPWRCHRSLIGDAVLARGGEVEDIFVTAGGGSSRRVHEMTEFARVEGGRVWYPGSQEARLFD, translated from the coding sequence ATGATGACGGTTGGGCATTCGACGCTGGAGCTGGGGGCGTTTCTGCGGGCGCTCGGGGAGAACGGCTGCTCGACGCTGGTGGATGTGCGGCGGTATCCGGGGTCGAAGAGGTATCCGCAGTTTGGGCAGGAGAGGTTGTTTGCTTCGCTTGAGGGGGTCGGGATTCGTGGGGTTTGGCGGGTGGGGCTGGGAGGGCGGAGGGCGGCAAGGAAGGACAGCGTGAATACGGGGTGGCGGAACGAGAGCTTTCGCGGGTATGCGGACTATATGCAGACGCCGGAGTTTGGGGCGGAGATGGATTGGCTGATGGGGCTGCCGGATCTGGAGACTGCAGTGGTGATGTGCGCGGAGGCGGTGCCGTGGCGGTGTCACCGGTCGCTGATTGGGGATGCTGTGCTGGCTCGCGGTGGGGAAGTGGAGGATATCTTTGTGACGGCTGGGGGTGGGAGCTCGCGGAGGGTGCATGAGATGACGGAGTTTGCGCGGGTGGAGGGTGGGCGGGTGTGGTATCCGGGGAGCCAGGAGGCGCGGTTGTTCGATTGA
- the lon gene encoding endopeptidase La — protein MPSDFVSVIQPTATKTSEGSGVEVVGKRPVPVLPVRDTVLFPHAVLPLTVGRDSSIQLIQSLGEEKTILVVAQRDARQDAPQAADLFATGTRATVHKVVKMPNQSLFVFTEGNERVHLGEFAQLTPFMTAEYEVITDVEPERTPEAEALQRNVVSQFQQIVTSSPTLSDDLQTIAINIDEPGRLADFIASSLPFLTTTDKQELLETPGVSARLERINKHLAKELEVQQLRNKIQTEVQDSVQSSQRDYYLREQLKAIQKELGDVDDTQKDIAELKEKIETAGMPEDVKKDALKELGRLSRMNPAAADYSLTRNYVEWLAVLPWSKTSSGEVDILKAKAILDEDHYGLKKVKDRILDYLSVRRLKPDMKGPILCFVGPPGVGKTSLGRSIAKALDRKFSRISLGGMHDEAEIRGHRRTYIGALPGQIIQHLKRVEVKDPVFMLDEIDKLGRDFRGDPASALLETLDPEQNNTFRDNYLDQPFDLSKVLFICTANQLDTIPGPLLDRMEIIELTGYTEEEKVNIAIKYLIPRQIKENGITDEQIEFPKDSVHLIARHYTREAGVRKLEQQIGTVCRKVARKIAEGQTEKVVITPEIVHEFLGGIKVRVDTEIAERTKRAGVAVGLAWTPAGGDVLFIEANRMKGKGGFTITGQIGDVMKESMQAALTWVRSNAASLGLDEDFTKDVDLHIHVPAGAIPKDGPSAGVTMATALVSLLTDTPVHPLTAMTGEITLSGNVLPVGGIKEKFLAAKRAGVRDVILPADCKQQVDEDLTPDQIEGVTLHYATRIEDVLAVALPKTRAEKAEDEVVREEVLHASV, from the coding sequence ATGCCAAGCGACTTTGTAAGTGTGATTCAACCGACGGCGACCAAAACCAGCGAGGGGTCGGGTGTTGAAGTGGTAGGAAAACGTCCTGTTCCCGTGTTGCCGGTGCGGGATACCGTCCTGTTTCCTCACGCGGTGCTTCCGCTGACGGTGGGGCGCGATAGCTCGATTCAGCTGATTCAATCGCTGGGCGAGGAGAAGACCATCCTGGTAGTGGCGCAGCGTGATGCGCGGCAGGATGCTCCGCAGGCTGCGGATCTGTTTGCGACCGGTACCAGAGCGACGGTGCATAAGGTCGTCAAGATGCCGAACCAGAGCCTGTTCGTGTTTACCGAAGGCAATGAGAGGGTTCACCTTGGCGAGTTTGCGCAGCTGACGCCGTTTATGACCGCGGAGTATGAGGTTATTACCGACGTGGAGCCGGAGCGGACACCTGAGGCCGAAGCGTTGCAGCGGAATGTGGTCAGTCAGTTTCAGCAGATTGTGACGTCGTCGCCGACACTGAGCGACGACCTGCAGACCATTGCGATCAATATCGACGAGCCTGGAAGACTGGCGGACTTTATTGCTTCGTCGCTGCCGTTTTTGACTACGACGGACAAGCAGGAGCTGCTGGAGACGCCGGGTGTATCGGCTCGTTTGGAGCGCATCAACAAGCACCTGGCGAAGGAGCTCGAGGTGCAGCAGCTGCGCAACAAGATCCAGACCGAGGTGCAGGATTCGGTGCAGTCGTCGCAGCGGGATTACTATCTGCGCGAGCAGTTGAAGGCGATTCAGAAGGAGCTGGGCGATGTGGATGATACGCAGAAGGACATCGCTGAGCTGAAGGAGAAGATTGAGACCGCCGGGATGCCGGAGGATGTGAAGAAGGATGCGCTGAAGGAGCTGGGCCGGTTGAGCCGGATGAATCCTGCTGCTGCGGACTACTCTCTGACGCGGAACTATGTGGAGTGGCTGGCGGTGCTGCCGTGGTCGAAGACCTCTTCGGGCGAGGTGGACATTCTGAAGGCGAAGGCGATCCTCGATGAGGATCACTACGGCTTGAAGAAGGTGAAGGATCGCATTCTGGACTATCTTTCGGTGCGGCGTTTGAAGCCGGATATGAAGGGGCCGATTCTGTGCTTCGTTGGGCCTCCGGGCGTGGGTAAGACCTCGCTGGGCCGGTCGATTGCGAAGGCGCTGGATCGCAAGTTCTCACGTATCTCGCTGGGCGGTATGCATGATGAAGCCGAGATTCGCGGACATCGAAGGACGTACATCGGCGCGCTGCCGGGGCAGATTATTCAACACCTGAAGCGGGTTGAGGTGAAGGACCCGGTGTTCATGCTGGATGAGATCGATAAGCTGGGGCGCGACTTCAGGGGAGATCCTGCGAGTGCGTTGCTCGAGACGCTCGATCCGGAGCAGAACAATACGTTCCGCGACAACTATCTCGATCAGCCGTTTGATTTGAGCAAGGTGTTGTTTATCTGCACGGCGAACCAGCTGGATACGATTCCCGGTCCATTGCTTGATCGTATGGAGATCATTGAACTGACCGGTTATACGGAAGAGGAGAAGGTGAATATCGCCATCAAATACCTTATTCCGCGGCAGATCAAAGAGAACGGAATTACGGATGAGCAGATCGAGTTTCCGAAGGACAGCGTGCATCTGATTGCGCGACACTACACGCGGGAGGCTGGTGTTCGTAAGCTTGAGCAGCAGATTGGGACCGTATGCCGCAAGGTCGCCCGCAAGATTGCAGAGGGTCAGACGGAGAAGGTTGTGATCACTCCTGAGATCGTGCACGAGTTTCTTGGCGGCATCAAGGTGCGCGTGGATACCGAGATTGCGGAGCGGACCAAGCGCGCTGGGGTTGCGGTCGGACTGGCGTGGACACCGGCGGGCGGCGATGTTTTGTTCATCGAAGCGAACCGGATGAAGGGCAAGGGCGGGTTCACGATCACGGGTCAGATTGGCGATGTGATGAAGGAGAGCATGCAGGCTGCTTTGACCTGGGTGCGCTCGAATGCCGCGTCGTTAGGGCTCGATGAGGACTTTACCAAGGATGTGGACCTGCACATTCACGTGCCTGCAGGGGCGATTCCGAAGGATGGTCCTTCGGCTGGCGTGACGATGGCTACGGCTCTTGTCAGCCTGTTGACGGATACTCCGGTGCATCCGCTGACGGCGATGACGGGCGAGATTACGTTGAGCGGCAATGTGCTGCCGGTTGGCGGAATCAAGGAGAAGTTCCTTGCGGCGAAGCGGGCCGGCGTGCGGGATGTGATTCTGCCGGCGGATTGCAAACAGCAGGTGGATGAGGACTTGACGCCGGATCAGATTGAGGGCGTTACGTTGCACTACGCTACGCGGATCGAGGATGTCCTGGCGGTTGCGCTGCCGAAGACTCGAGCGGAGAAGGCCGAGGACGAGGTGGTTCGCGAAGAGGTCCTTCACGCTTCGGTGTAG
- the pheA gene encoding prephenate dehydratase has translation MAIQGELGSNSHMATVEMLGSRELEIIACTVSAQVLAKVIAGEVDAAVLPIENSLHGSVAEHYDLLLDLPVHIERESLLRIRHNVIVMPGVKLQEIRRVMSHPVALSQCRRFLASHPEWEVVPFYDTAGSVKRLMGESLRDVAGIAPVLAATEYGAEVVVAAIEDHVENYTRFHLVRRDGAAFEEPAGDENKMSLAFAIEHRPGTLVAALQRLAEAGVDLTKIESRPVPGSPWEYVFYVDVRFDSAEKAETALTALRDHCRMVKVLGRYRAA, from the coding sequence GTGGCGATTCAAGGAGAGTTGGGCTCGAATAGCCACATGGCGACCGTCGAGATGCTGGGGAGCCGCGAGTTAGAGATTATCGCTTGTACCGTGTCGGCCCAGGTGCTGGCGAAGGTCATCGCCGGTGAGGTCGATGCGGCGGTGCTGCCGATTGAGAACAGCCTGCACGGATCGGTTGCCGAACACTATGATCTGCTGCTGGATCTTCCGGTGCATATTGAGCGCGAGAGCTTGCTAAGGATTCGACACAACGTGATTGTGATGCCGGGAGTAAAGCTGCAGGAGATAAGGAGAGTGATGTCGCATCCGGTGGCGTTGTCGCAGTGCCGGAGATTTCTGGCGTCGCATCCGGAGTGGGAGGTAGTTCCCTTCTACGACACGGCGGGGAGCGTGAAGCGACTGATGGGGGAGAGTCTGCGGGATGTGGCAGGGATCGCACCTGTGCTTGCGGCAACGGAGTATGGCGCAGAGGTAGTGGTGGCGGCCATTGAGGACCACGTGGAGAACTACACGAGGTTTCACCTGGTGCGGCGTGACGGTGCAGCTTTCGAGGAGCCGGCGGGTGACGAGAACAAGATGAGCCTGGCATTTGCCATCGAGCATCGCCCCGGAACGCTGGTGGCCGCGTTGCAGAGACTGGCGGAGGCCGGGGTAGATCTGACTAAGATCGAGTCCAGACCGGTTCCGGGGAGCCCATGGGAGTATGTCTTCTATGTCGATGTGCGATTCGATTCGGCGGAGAAGGCTGAGACTGCTTTGACTGCGTTGCGGGATCACTGCCGGATGGTGAAGGTGCTGGGGCGGTATCGGGCGGCTTAG
- a CDS encoding lmo0937 family membrane protein → MLWTITIILFILWVVGLVSSYTLGGWIHILLVLAIIVLIFNLLSGRRAL, encoded by the coding sequence ATGCTTTGGACAATCACAATTATTCTCTTCATCCTGTGGGTTGTTGGGCTTGTAAGCAGCTACACCCTCGGCGGATGGATTCACATCCTTCTGGTCCTCGCCATCATCGTGCTCATCTTCAACCTGCTGTCCGGTAGACGAGCCCTCTAA
- a CDS encoding CsbD family protein translates to MNTEKVTGKFDQVAGKIKQGVGEAVGNQKLANSGVAEQIKGAAKETWGKAKDAAAAANEDVHAHADVKGEDLKARAEDAAHNMREKIANTAHNVKDSVNEKLDNFKKEHRT, encoded by the coding sequence ATGAACACCGAAAAAGTAACAGGTAAATTCGATCAGGTAGCAGGCAAGATCAAACAAGGCGTTGGCGAAGCTGTCGGCAATCAAAAACTAGCCAACTCCGGCGTTGCCGAGCAGATCAAGGGTGCCGCCAAGGAGACCTGGGGCAAGGCTAAAGATGCCGCGGCTGCCGCGAATGAAGATGTCCACGCTCACGCTGATGTCAAAGGCGAAGACTTGAAAGCCCGCGCTGAAGATGCGGCTCACAATATGCGCGAAAAGATCGCCAACACAGCGCACAATGTCAAAGACAGCGTGAACGAAAAGCTGGACAACTTCAAGAAAGAGCATCGCACCTAA